The Limisphaera ngatamarikiensis genomic sequence GGCGCCAGGGCATCCGTCACGCTCATGAATAATGTGGTTTGACAACAGTCCAGCTCATCCAATCGTCACTGGGGCGTGTGGCGCAACGGCCTTGCGGCCAGTTTGTTGCGCGATTGCAGCCCGGGAGGAGTGCTGATCTGTCCGGGACAACCTCCGGAAGGCAAGGTCACGCCCTTCTGAACCCGGGGGGTTCGCACCTCGACCCGGCCGGGGGTTATGGTCCTCCGGCAGTCCCGCTCCCATCGGCACGCATCCTCAGGACAAAAGCCGCGGACGGCGTGGTACAGCGCAATCCCGCAAGGCACCCCTCCCCTCCGTACTCCGCACACTTTTTGGCATCGAGAATACAAATGGTGTTCATTCGCAACCTTTGACGCCTTTGCGGCTCGATTCGAGTGTGGGGCCCCGGGCCGAGCGGAAGGGTATTAAACGCGGCCATAAGCATTTGACATAACCCGGGGTCGGAGTAGGCTACGTTTGACGCGCGGGTTGAACCGGGTAGCTGGGCCGACGGCGCCGGGGCGCGCCGGGGGCCGACCGCGCGAAAAGGCAGGTTCCTTTGGACCATGAGCGAGACAATTCAAAGTGCCTCCCCGCCCGAGGCGGTTGAGAGGATTCATCCCATCCAGGAAGCGGTCATACGGATTGCTGGCAACTCCCAGGACGGCATTCAGGCCATGGGCCAGATCCTGGCCCGGCTGGCCGGCCGGAGTGAACAGGAGGTCATGACGTACATGACGATCCCGTCCACGATTTCCGGCGGGCCGTCCATTTTTCAGGTGCGGATCGGGTCGGGGGAGGTGTTGAGCGCGGGCGACGACGCCGATTTCCTGCTGGCGTTTTACCAGCACTCCTACGAAAACCACATTCATTCCCTGCGCAAGGGTGGAATCGTACTCTACGACACCGACAACGTGGAGCCGAAACCCGAGTGGCAACGCGACTACGTCCACATCGGGGTGCCCATCACCAGCCAAACCATCGAAGCCATCGGCGGCACCGCCCGCGACAAGGGCAAAAACATCTTTGCGTTGGGATTGGTGGCCCGGTTCTTCGATCTCAACGTGCCCAAACTGGAGCAACTGATCCGCGAACGTTTTCAGGGCAAGGACGAAAGCGTGGTGCGGAACGCGCTCCTGGCCTTCCACGCCGGTTACGCGTACGCCGCCAACCATCTGCAGGAGGTCTTCCGGCTGGCGGAGAGTCGAAAGCGCGAGCGGGCCCAGGTGGTCATGAGCGGCAACGAAGCCCTGGCCTACGGGTTGATCGCCGCAGGGATTCGCTTCGGCGCCGCCTACCCCATCACGCCATGGTCGGAGGTGATGGAGATTCTGCGGCGTGAATTGCCCAAGTATGGCGGGATCTTTGTCCAGGCGGAGGATGAAATCGCGGCAATTTCGATGGCCATCGGGGCCAGCTACGCCGGTTATCTGGCCGTGACCGGGTCCAGCGGGCCCGGAATCTCACTCAAGAGCGAGGCGGTGGGCTGGGCGGTGAATGCGGAGGTTCCGCTGGTGATTATTGACGTGCAGCGGGCCGGCCCGTCGACGGGGATGCCGACCAACCCGGAGCAGTCGGATCTTTTCATTGCCTGCTACGGCAGTCACGGGGACGCGCCGCGGGTGGTCCTGGCGCCGGCAGATGTGGAGGATTGTTTTTATACGGCGATCGAGGCCGTCAACATCGCGCGCGAGTTCAGCGTGCCGGTGTTCATTCTCAGCGACCAGTCCATCGCCACCCGCATCGAGGCGTTTCTCGAGCCCGACTTGGAGCGGCTCTGTCAGGACATCTCCCCGCGGTTTGATCCCGTTCCCGAACACAAGCCCTACGACCTGAATGCACCCGACGGGGTAACCCACCACATTCCGCCCGGGACCAGGGTACTCAACGGCAAGTACCCGGTATTGACAGGTCTGGAACATGACGAGATGGGTCATCCCTCGGCTTTGCCCAAGATCCACGCAGCCATGACGGCCAAGCGGCGTCGGAAACTTCAGGCGCTGGCCCGGCGGCTGCCCCGGCCGGAGACCTACGGCCCCAACGAGGGGCAGGTCCTGCTGGTCGGCTGGGGATCCACGCGTGGCCCCATCCGGGAGGCGGTGGATCGTGCCCGGGCCCAGGGGTTGAGCGTCTCGGCCCTGCACCTGCGTCATCTCAACCCGCTCCCCAACGGGCTGGAAGAGATCTTCTCCGGATTCCGGCACATCTTCGTGGTGGAGATGAACGACGAGGGCCTGTACGGTTACGGCCAGCTCGCCTCGATTCTGCGGGCCCGGTACTGCAACCCCAATATTCGCGGCATCAACAAGACCGACGGTCTGACTTTCAAAGTCCGTGAGATCCTGGAACGTCTGCAGGAAAAGCTGAACGCTTTGGAAGCCCGAAGCGCATGAACACGGTTTCAGAAATGTCACCTGTGAGTCCGACCATGAGCAGCGTCACCACCACCACCCCTTCCGGCGCCCAGGCCGCCGCTGCGGCGGCCCAGGAGCCCAAGCCGCTGACGAAACGTGAGTTGGCGGCCGATCATCCGACCTGGTGTCCCGGGTGCGGCGATTTTTCCGTGCTGGCCATCTACTTCAAACTCATGGAGCGGGCCCGCATCCGGCATGAAAACATTGTGAGCGTCTCGGGCATCGGCTGCTCCAGTCGGTTTCCGTATTTTGTGCAGGCCCACGGCGCCCACTTCATTCATGGCCGGGCCCTGGCCTTCGCCACGGGATTGTCCCTGACCCGGCCCGATCTGCACGTCTTTGTCTTCAGTGGCGATGGCGATGCCTTTTCCATTGGCGGCAACCATTTCCTCCACGCAGCGCGTCGCAACGTCAACCTCACGCTGGTGGTGATGGACAACCAGGTTTACGGCCTGACCAAGAAACAGACCTCGCCCACCTCACCCCCAGGGTTCAAGAGCAAGACCGACCCGTGGGGCGCCGTGGACCAACCGCTGAACCCCATCAAACAGGCGATCGCCGCCGGGGCCACTTTCGTCGCCCGCACCACCCACACCAACCCCAATCACCTCCTCCAGATGATGGAGGCCGCGATGCAGCATGAGGGCTTCAGCTTCGTGGAGTGCCTGAGCGAATGCGTGGAGTTTTACGAGGGTGCGTTCGACGCCGCCAACCCCCGCAAGGGTGGCGTGTTCAATACCGTGCCGGCGAATCATGATGTGACCGACGAGCTGGCTGCCTACGAGCTCGCGAATGCGCCCTTCCCCGGATACTTC encodes the following:
- a CDS encoding 2-oxoacid:ferredoxin oxidoreductase subunit beta gives rise to the protein MSSVTTTTPSGAQAAAAAAQEPKPLTKRELAADHPTWCPGCGDFSVLAIYFKLMERARIRHENIVSVSGIGCSSRFPYFVQAHGAHFIHGRALAFATGLSLTRPDLHVFVFSGDGDAFSIGGNHFLHAARRNVNLTLVVMDNQVYGLTKKQTSPTSPPGFKSKTDPWGAVDQPLNPIKQAIAAGATFVARTTHTNPNHLLQMMEAAMQHEGFSFVECLSECVEFYEGAFDAANPRKGGVFNTVPANHDVTDELAAYELANAPFPGYFGIFYQVKRPTRNQREQEIIKAAREKFKDLKDWQILQKTFDRMK
- a CDS encoding 2-oxoacid:acceptor oxidoreductase subunit alpha, with the protein product MSETIQSASPPEAVERIHPIQEAVIRIAGNSQDGIQAMGQILARLAGRSEQEVMTYMTIPSTISGGPSIFQVRIGSGEVLSAGDDADFLLAFYQHSYENHIHSLRKGGIVLYDTDNVEPKPEWQRDYVHIGVPITSQTIEAIGGTARDKGKNIFALGLVARFFDLNVPKLEQLIRERFQGKDESVVRNALLAFHAGYAYAANHLQEVFRLAESRKRERAQVVMSGNEALAYGLIAAGIRFGAAYPITPWSEVMEILRRELPKYGGIFVQAEDEIAAISMAIGASYAGYLAVTGSSGPGISLKSEAVGWAVNAEVPLVIIDVQRAGPSTGMPTNPEQSDLFIACYGSHGDAPRVVLAPADVEDCFYTAIEAVNIAREFSVPVFILSDQSIATRIEAFLEPDLERLCQDISPRFDPVPEHKPYDLNAPDGVTHHIPPGTRVLNGKYPVLTGLEHDEMGHPSALPKIHAAMTAKRRRKLQALARRLPRPETYGPNEGQVLLVGWGSTRGPIREAVDRARAQGLSVSALHLRHLNPLPNGLEEIFSGFRHIFVVEMNDEGLYGYGQLASILRARYCNPNIRGINKTDGLTFKVREILERLQEKLNALEARSA